The Imtechella halotolerans DNA window ACTTCCAAAATCAATAGTATCAAAACCTACCCTTAGCAAAGCCTGAATATATTGAACTTTTCTCTCCGTAGGAATAAACATCTTAATACCCTGCATGGCATCCCTAGGACATTCTATAATTTTTACAACTGATGACATACGGGCAAGTTACTTAAAAATTCACTGGTAATCTCATCAAAATGTTCAATGATCACATCTGCCATCGATAAATCTTGTGGCCCAGAATGTTCGTTTTTATAACCAATACAAAACATTCCGGCAGATTTCGCTGCTACAACTCCATTTCGGCTATCTTCTATAACTATACAGACAGAGGGTAAAACTCCCAGTAAATCGGCAGTTTTTAAAAAAATGTCAGGAAAAGGTTTACTTCGACTCACCTCTTCTCCACTAACAAATTCCTGAAAAAAAGATTGAATATGCAATTGAGAAGTATAGCTCTCAATGAGCAATTTAGGAGATGACGAGGCAACTGCCATAACATATCCTTCTAACTTAAGTCTATTAAGCAGTGATAAAATACCTGGGGTTGCAGGTATAGTGTAGGACGGTAATAATTGACCCTTAAGTACTTTGTGCTTTTTTACAAGACTACCAACTTCTTCATGTAATGCAAAATCTGCTTTAATCTTTTCCCACATTGGTCCTGCAGCCATACCCACTAAGGTATAATAATACTCGTCTAATAAGGAAATACCTAATTCCTGAAAGGTTTGCGAAAGGATTTGCTGGTGCACAGGCTCACTATCTATCAAAACCCCATCCATATCAAAAATAAAATACTTTTTCATGCTTTTGTGGCTCTGTGTAAAGATAGCAAACAATAGGCACGACCCAAACTTATATTTACACGACCCTATTGAGGTGCGTTAATGAAAGTCTTTAAAATTCGTAACCTATTGACCTAATAATGCCTGATTAATATTTTTAATTAGTTTAGGCCCTTCGTAAATAAATCCAGTATACAACTGTACTAAGGAGGCTCCAGCATCTAATTTTTCCAGCGCATCCTCAGCAGAATGAATTCCTCCTACCCCTATAATAGGAAAGGCTTTTCCACTTTGTTCAGAAAGAAAACGAATAACTTCGGTAGAGCGACTTTTTAAAGGCTTTCCACTCAACCCTCCCATCTCTTTCTGATTTAAAGAATGTAAACCACCTCTTGCAATGGTTGTATTTGTAGCAATTACACCTGCTATTTGAGTCTGTTTCACTATATCAATGATATCCAGTAATTGATCATTAGTTAAATCTGGCGCTATTTTCAATAAAATTGGCTTTGGTTTAATTTGCATTTCATTGCGTTGCTGCAAAGTCTTTAACAATGCTGTTAATGGCTCTTTATCTTGCAACTCTCTTAAATTAGGTGTATTAGGTGAACTAACATTCACCACAAAATAATCGACATAAGGGTATAGCGCATCATAACAAATAACATAATCCGTAACTGCTTCTTCATTTGGAGTCACTTTGTTTTTCCCGATATTTCCACCAATAAGAATTCCTTTATTCTCTTTTAATCGAAGTACAGCTTCTTCTACACCACCATTATTGAAGCCCATCCTATTAATAATAGCGTTATCCTCCTTTAACCTAAAAAGTCGTTTTTTAGGATTCCCAGGTTGAGCCTTTGGTGTCAATGTTCCTATTTCTATAAAACCAAACCCCAAATTATCCAATTCTTTATAAAGACGAGCATCTTTATCAAAACCAGCAGCAAGTCCTACCGGGTTTTTAAACTTTAGCCCAAACACTTCACGTTCAAGTCTCGGATCGCTAATTTCAAAATTTGAACGAATCAATGTGCTAACTCCTGGAATTTTACTTATTATTCTTAGAGATGAAAATACAAAATGATGCACTTTTTCAGGGTCAAACCAAAAAAGTACCGGTCTGATAATTAGTTTGTACATAAGGTTGTGTTGTTGGGTGTATAAAACAGCGCAAAAATACAGGTTTTTAAATAGAATAATTTGTTTTTCTAGAATTCTCAAGTTGCTT harbors:
- a CDS encoding quinone-dependent dihydroorotate dehydrogenase, with the translated sequence MYKLIIRPVLFWFDPEKVHHFVFSSLRIISKIPGVSTLIRSNFEISDPRLEREVFGLKFKNPVGLAAGFDKDARLYKELDNLGFGFIEIGTLTPKAQPGNPKKRLFRLKEDNAIINRMGFNNGGVEEAVLRLKENKGILIGGNIGKNKVTPNEEAVTDYVICYDALYPYVDYFVVNVSSPNTPNLRELQDKEPLTALLKTLQQRNEMQIKPKPILLKIAPDLTNDQLLDIIDIVKQTQIAGVIATNTTIARGGLHSLNQKEMGGLSGKPLKSRSTEVIRFLSEQSGKAFPIIGVGGIHSAEDALEKLDAGASLVQLYTGFIYEGPKLIKNINQALLGQ
- a CDS encoding HAD family hydrolase, which gives rise to MKKYFIFDMDGVLIDSEPVHQQILSQTFQELGISLLDEYYYTLVGMAAGPMWEKIKADFALHEEVGSLVKKHKVLKGQLLPSYTIPATPGILSLLNRLKLEGYVMAVASSSPKLLIESYTSQLHIQSFFQEFVSGEEVSRSKPFPDIFLKTADLLGVLPSVCIVIEDSRNGVVAAKSAGMFCIGYKNEHSGPQDLSMADVIIEHFDEITSEFLSNLPVCHQL